One Paracoccus sp. MC1862 genomic region harbors:
- a CDS encoding oligosaccharide flippase family protein codes for MASTVVVARILPPAEFGVATLVLAVATIMGAFIGLPFEESLSQRRQVRSAHLETALFVSMVLTGAAVLLSLLLGPLIEHWAAAPGFALYLVVSALLLAGQGPGAVARAVARRSRRFVEISFCQAAGTVIASLVAVLAALAGWGVWSLLLQRLLPNVLYPLLAAGFLWHRGQAMRTLVRWHPQRFRELFRLSWLSLADVGVGSAVPAVLAFMVNAVFGSATLGQLNIALRIVDPLRMALMGVGHNLAFSVLVRLQLDPPRLVRTAGEIVAGVAMVAVPAFVGLAMVAPVLLPLLVGPGWDQAVPLSQILCLAVALSLPFQFYDSAYSALGRPEYGLIGGIFALACMVAGFAITVGAGGRNAPAIAFLVYELATIAAVLFFALRLGRGNVAPASGRIGRVWLAALAMGAAIAALCFRNGVPEPSVPTLAVIILAGAAAYPIALLVTCRPCAQDFISLLRNRKS; via the coding sequence ATGGCCAGCACGGTTGTGGTGGCCCGCATCCTGCCGCCCGCGGAATTCGGCGTGGCAACGCTGGTCCTGGCCGTGGCCACGATCATGGGCGCCTTTATCGGCCTGCCCTTCGAGGAGTCCCTCAGCCAGCGGCGCCAGGTGCGGTCCGCGCATCTGGAAACCGCGCTTTTCGTCTCGATGGTGCTGACAGGGGCCGCGGTGCTGCTGTCGCTGCTGCTGGGCCCGCTCATCGAGCATTGGGCGGCCGCACCCGGATTTGCCCTGTATCTGGTCGTTTCGGCCCTGCTGCTGGCGGGGCAGGGGCCGGGGGCGGTGGCGCGGGCGGTGGCCCGGCGCAGCCGCCGCTTTGTCGAGATCTCGTTCTGCCAGGCCGCCGGCACGGTGATCGCCTCGCTGGTCGCGGTGCTGGCGGCGCTGGCGGGCTGGGGGGTCTGGTCGCTCCTGCTGCAGCGGCTGCTGCCGAACGTGCTGTATCCGCTGCTTGCGGCGGGTTTCCTGTGGCATCGCGGGCAGGCAATGCGGACGCTCGTGCGCTGGCATCCGCAGCGGTTCCGGGAACTCTTCCGCTTATCCTGGCTGAGCCTCGCCGATGTCGGCGTCGGTTCCGCGGTGCCGGCGGTGCTGGCCTTCATGGTCAACGCAGTCTTCGGCAGCGCCACCCTGGGCCAGCTCAACATCGCGCTGAGGATCGTTGATCCGTTGCGGATGGCATTGATGGGGGTGGGGCACAATCTTGCGTTCTCGGTGCTGGTCCGGCTGCAGCTTGACCCGCCCCGTCTGGTCCGCACGGCCGGAGAGATCGTCGCGGGCGTTGCCATGGTCGCGGTCCCGGCCTTTGTCGGGCTGGCGATGGTCGCCCCGGTGCTGCTGCCGCTGCTGGTGGGACCGGGCTGGGACCAGGCGGTGCCGCTGTCGCAGATCCTGTGCCTCGCGGTGGCGCTGTCGCTGCCCTTCCAGTTCTACGATTCCGCCTATTCGGCCTTGGGCCGCCCGGAATACGGGTTGATCGGCGGCATCTTCGCGCTGGCCTGCATGGTCGCGGGATTTGCGATCACGGTCGGTGCCGGGGGTCGCAATGCCCCCGCGATCGCCTTCCTGGTCTATGAGCTGGCAACCATCGCCGCCGTCCTGTTCTTCGCCCTCCGCCTTGGACGGGGAAACGTGGCCCCGGCGTCAGGCCGTATCGGGCGGGTGTGGCTGGCGGCGCTTGCCATGGGGGCCGCGATTGCCGCATTGTGCTTTCGAAAC